Proteins co-encoded in one Acidobacteriota bacterium genomic window:
- the purE gene encoding 5-(carboxyamino)imidazole ribonucleotide mutase, whose protein sequence is MGSKSDWPTMEIASQTLDEFGVAHESKVVSAHRTPDLLFEFAKTAEERGIEVIIAGAGGAAHLPGMCASQTVLPVLGVPVESRALKGLDSLLSIAQMPAGVPVGTLAIGQAGAKNAALLAISILANSRPDLRKKLHKFRSEQTKSVLRSKLDKEKK, encoded by the coding sequence ATGGGCAGCAAGTCGGACTGGCCGACGATGGAGATCGCTTCGCAGACGCTCGACGAATTTGGCGTGGCGCACGAGAGCAAGGTGGTGTCCGCGCACCGCACGCCTGATCTGCTATTCGAATTTGCAAAAACGGCAGAAGAACGCGGCATCGAGGTCATCATCGCCGGTGCCGGCGGCGCCGCTCATCTGCCGGGAATGTGCGCTTCGCAGACAGTTTTGCCGGTGCTCGGCGTTCCGGTTGAAAGCCGAGCGTTGAAGGGGCTCGATTCGCTGCTTTCGATCGCTCAGATGCCGGCTGGCGTTCCGGTTGGAACGCTAGCGATCGGGCAAGCGGGAGCCAAGAACGCGGCGCTTTTGGCGATCTCGATACTTGCGAATTCGCGTCCCGATCTTCGAAAGAAACTGCATAAATTTCGCAGTGAACAAACCAAAAGCGTTCTTCGTTCTAAGCTGGATAAGGAGAAAAAATGA
- a CDS encoding beta-lactamase family protein produces the protein MNVPVTSETAFKIGSISKPIIAIGVMKLVEEGKIGLDDPVGKYFPEAPDTWKGIKIRNLLSHTSGIIREAPGFDPLKLQPNYDVIKTAFPVPLVFAPGEKYQYCNVGYFSLAEIITRVSGKAWPDYLSELIFKPLGMSATRTTSNFDIIQNRSGAYVIDGAKMSNAESYRALRPSGAFYSNLKDMIKFDLALENGGPLKKETLASMMTAYKLNDGQLAPYGYGFVVGAYRGKKRLGHGGSLAGFRSDLAIFPEDKLSVIVFANLDSAIPGIIANLVADVYIDFPEAARPAQ, from the coding sequence TTGAACGTTCCGGTAACGAGCGAGACGGCGTTCAAGATCGGTTCGATCAGCAAACCGATCATCGCCATCGGAGTGATGAAACTGGTAGAGGAAGGCAAGATCGGGCTCGACGATCCGGTCGGGAAGTATTTTCCAGAAGCTCCGGATACGTGGAAAGGGATCAAGATCCGCAATCTGCTGAGCCACACGTCGGGCATCATCCGCGAGGCTCCGGGCTTTGATCCGCTGAAGCTCCAGCCGAATTACGACGTGATCAAGACAGCTTTTCCTGTGCCGCTAGTTTTTGCGCCGGGCGAGAAATATCAATATTGCAACGTAGGTTACTTCTCGCTCGCCGAGATCATCACTCGCGTGAGCGGCAAAGCGTGGCCCGATTATCTTAGCGAACTGATCTTCAAACCGCTGGGTATGTCAGCGACGCGAACGACCTCGAATTTTGACATTATCCAGAATCGTTCCGGAGCTTACGTCATTGACGGGGCAAAAATGTCGAATGCGGAATCATATCGAGCCCTGCGTCCGAGCGGTGCTTTTTACTCGAATCTCAAAGACATGATCAAATTCGATCTCGCCCTCGAGAACGGCGGACCGTTGAAGAAAGAGACTCTGGCGTCGATGATGACTGCTTATAAGCTGAACGACGGCCAGTTGGCCCCGTATGGATATGGGTTTGTGGTCGGTGCTTATCGCGGTAAGAAACGGCTCGGTCATGGCGGCAGTCTGGCTGGTTTCAGATCAGATCTCGCGATCTTTCCCGAGGACAAATTGAGTGTTATCGTGTTCGCAAATCTCGATTCGGCCATTCCCGGGATCATCGCGAACCTTGTCGCAGACGTTTACATTGATTTTCCCGAGGCCGCTCGTCCCGCTCAATAA